The following are encoded together in the Drosophila takahashii strain IR98-3 E-12201 chromosome X, DtakHiC1v2, whole genome shotgun sequence genome:
- the LOC123003142 gene encoding uncharacterized protein codes for MCPTPLDVLKQKRSNIRRSISRIGTAVAKTEKVEKPDAALTPAELTCRQTILEAYFKQIMAVQTEIEALDSTEEQLNYRAELEDMFIAIKVTIKDQLGDDVHNSTPLAHDTLLRPGPPSSLKLPTLALPTFAGEYSEYKNFITTFQQVVDQQEALSSIEKFNHLINCLRGAALETIKAFQVTPENYTKALLRLKSRYDNPTIVFLDNIASLFKLPTVTTENSVQLRSLVDNASALFNSMRSLGSEAQIAQAMLITIVMEKVDKRTRQLWNESLTFATLPSWNACLTLIERHCQHLESSIHHFGNTNTAQNTSGRMRQPQAPRMGHSFTCSTQTCPICSGRDHRIFRCPRLQTMTPAQRLEAVRTKSLCTNCLGKAHHPSNCPSLNRCRICSRLHHTMLHFDPSGQESRSPRRPSPPNAPPQHHVAEAVTHAHVDTHHDQVILATAIILVQDAVGNYVPGRALLDSCSQVNFMSEDFAQQLRLPRSKGHIDIRSIGDSFTRIKHRTSTVVKSRFGDVELPVECCITSRIAYQPDAEIDISSWNLPDNAPLADERFYQSRHIDLLLGTETFFTALSIGQIKLGPHLPMLQKTIFGWVVSGRTGNQGHAAHAHSFLSSEESINLNLERLWRIEEIFTTPLTLTPAQAKCESIFQKSVCQVADGRLMIRLPFKDDPNLLGRSLETARLRFASLERRLSRNANLRAEYTKFMDEYERLGHMELVTSPLLNEPHYYIPHHCVFKLNSTSTKLRVVFDASCPTSTYKSLNDILLVGPTIQPDLFTLLLRFRTHRYVITADVVKMYRQVLIDPAHRKFQYILWRSHIDQEIRTYQLNTVTYGTASAPYLAIRSLSHLADQHASSHQIGAEAIKSCFYVDDFLGGADTLDQLNQIRTEVIAILTAGKMELAKWHSNHQDFVNDTTVKELNLDDYATTSTLGLKWDQREDVFKFSFNCSTAPERITKRTILSVASSLFDPLGLVSPVIMVAKILLQEIWLLRLQWDESVPMTLQQAWLSFVSSLQHLDSLLIPRFCLQPHSDELQLHGFSDASIRGYGCCIYARTRLADGHVEVHLIASKSRVAPTKKKTLPQLELCGAHLLARLYNQIKAAFLQHTPDTFLWTDSQLVLHWIRQHSATLSTFVGNRISDIQEFTRDCHWRFVPTRHNPADMISRGCNLAELTKSTWFHGPTFLSNPPTLWPPNVHGNLDVDVVSSEKRKSAFLASTPPSRNNVLEALHNKESHQSGLRLVAWMLRFCDRCQKKKPFTTGPLSPLELRRAMLCVAWNLQQRYFIEEITLLQRGAPVRSHLKFLSPFLQVTDGFNLLFVGGRLELASIPDTHKHPILLPAKDVAVVNYVRHLHLRNYHAGPKVLVGLMRLEFWVVNARDVARRVVRNCVHCVRYRPKLLQQLMGNLPVERLTLSRPFARCGIDFCGPVHTYLRVRGKMPVKSYIAIFVCFATKAAHIEIVGELSTDSFLGALKRMIARRGLPSDIFCDNATNFVGASNKLQDLKDFFFSTKTQQDITSYCTNEFVTFHFIPPRAPHFGGLWEAAVKSAKNLLCRTLKDARLTFEELSTVAAETEAILNSRPLSPHSSDPSDLAVLTPGHFLTGDSLRALPDWPVKDDQLNCSQRWKRVSAIKQHIWRRWSTEYLHELQAKSNWSTGSSNIAVNEMVLIHEDHVPPHRWLLGRIEAAIPGKDNHVRVADVRTSKGIIRRPIHKLARLPINLK; via the coding sequence ATGTGTCCCACACCGCTGGACGTATTAAAACAGAAGCGATCCAACATACGCAGGAGCATTTCCCGCATTGGAACAGCAGTCGCCAAGACGGAAAAGGTTGAGAAGCCAGATGCCGCGCTGACGCCAGCCGAACTCACGTGTCGGCAAACTATTTTGGAGGCATATTTCAAACAAATCATGGCCGTCCAAACCGAAATCGAGGCACTCGATTCAACAGAGGAACAGCTAAACTACCGGGCCGAGCTGGAAGATATGTTCATCGCTATAAAGGTCACCATAAAGGATCAGCTTGGAGACGACGTGCACAATTCTACGCCGCTTGCCCACGACACGCTCCTCAGGCCTGGACCACCATCATCTCTCAAGCTGCCAACTCTTGCGCTCCCAACCTTTGCTGGCGAGTACTCGGAATACAAAAACTTTATTACTACGTTCCAGCAAGTTGTAGACCAGCAGGAAGCGCTATCGTCGATCGAGAAGTTCAATCACCTCATAAACTGTCTCAGAGGCGCCGCCTTAGAAACCATCAAGGCGTTTCAAGTCACTCCAGAGAATTACACCAAGGCCTTACTTCGCCTAAAGAGCAGGTACGATAACCCCACCATCGTATTCCTGGACAACATAGCGTCACTCTTCAAATTGCCAACTGTGACCACTGAAAATAGTGTACAGTTGCGCAGCCTGGTTGACAACGCATCAGCGTTGTTCAACTCGATGCGATCTTTAGGATCCGAAGCGCAGATAGCTCAAGCGATGTTAATTACTATTGTCATGGAAAAGGTAGACAAGAGAACTCGACAGCTCTGGAATGAATCTCTCACGTTCGCCACATTACCCTCGTGGAATGCCTGCTTAACCTTGATTGAGCGGCACTGTCAACACTTGGAGTCCTCAATACATCACTTCGGCAATACGAATACGGCTCAAAATACATCTGGCAGAATGCGGCAACCGCAAGCTCCACGCATGGGCCACAGCTTTACGTGCTCCACGCAAACGTGTCCTATATGCTCAGGCAGGGATCATCGGATTTTCAGATGTCCGCGACTTCAAACCATGACGCCTGCCCAACGCCTAGAAGCTGTCCGGACAAAATCGCTGTGCACAAACTGCCTAGGAAAGGCTCATCATCCATCAAACTGTCCATCTTTAAATAGGTGCAGAATATGCTCCCGGCTGCATCACACTATGCTTCACTTCGATCCGTCAGGACAGGAATCAAGGAGTCCTCGACGGCCAAGTCCGCCTAACGCGCCACCTCAGCACCATGTCGCTGAGGCCGTCACTCACGCACACGTGGATACCCACCACGACCAAGTCATTTTAGCTACAGCCATAATCCTAGTGCAGGATGCTGTGGGCAACTACGTACCAGGACGTGCCCTACTGGACTCGTGCTCCCAAGTTAACTTCATGTCCGAAGACTTCGCTCAACAACTTCGTTTGCCCCGAAGCAAGGGACACATCGACATTCGAAGCATCGGCGATTCTTTCACCCGCATCAAGCATCGCACTTCGACCGTTGTCAAGTCACGATTCGGTGATGTAGAGTTACCCGTCGAATGCTGTATAACCTCGAGAATCGCCTATCAACCTGATGCAGAAATCGACATTTCATCATGGAACCTCCCAGACAACGCTCCACTGGCTGATGAGAGATTTTATCAGTCTCGCCATATCGACCTACTTCTTGGCACGGAAACGTTCTTCACCGCTTTGTCTATTGGCCAAATTAAGTTGGGCCCTCATCTCCCCATGTTGCAAAAGACGATCTTTGGATGGGTAGTATCAGGGCGCACTGGCAATCAAGGCCATGCCGCCCACGCCCACAGTTTCCTTTCATCAGAGGAGTCAATAAACCTGAACTTGGAGCGCTTATGGCGCATAGAGGAAATTTTTACTACGCCATTAACACTTACTCCAGCGCAAGCTAAATGCGAATCGATCTTCCAAAAATCTGTCTGTCAAGTAGCGGATGGAAGACTGATGATTCGACTGCCTTTCAAGGATGACCCTAATCTGTTGGGGAGGTCTCTTGAAACAGCACGGCTAAGATTTGCATCGTTGGAACGTCGCTTAAGCCGAAACGCGAATTTGCGAGCCGAATACACAAAATTCATGGATGAATATGAGCGCTTGGGTCACATGGAATTAGTAACCAGTCCACTCCTCAACGAACCCCACTACTACATACCACACCACTGCGTGTTTAAGCTCAACAGCACGTCAACGAAACTACGGGTAGTCTTTGACGCCTCGTGCCCGACAAGCACCTACAAGTCCCTAAACGACATCCTTCTAGTTGGACCCACGATTCAACCAGACTTGTTTACACTCTTACTAAGGTTCCGGACTCATCGTTATGTAATAACTGCTGACGTCGTCAAGATGTACAGGCAGGTATTAATCGACCCAGCGCATCGTAAATTTCAGTACATCCTATGGAGAAGCCACATCGACCAGGAGATTCGCACATACCAGCTGAACACCGTTACCTACGGCACCGCATCAGCGCCGTATCTAGCAATTCGCAGCCTGTCTCACCTCGCCGATCAACATGCAAGTTCACATCAAATTGGAGCTGAAGCCATAAAATCGTGTTTTTATGTGGATGACTTTCTCGGTGGAGCAGATACGTTAGATCAATTGAACCAGATTCGAACCGAAGTCATCGCTATCCTCACGGCCGGCAAGATGGAACTGGCAAAATGGCACTCCAACCATCAGGATTTCGTCAATGATACAACGGTCAAGGAGCTAAATCTTGACGACTACGCCACGACAAGCACATTGGGACTGAAGTGGGACCAACGAGAAGACGTCTTCAAATTCTCATTCAACTGCAGCACAGCTCCGGAAAGGATCACAAAGCGAACCATCCTCTCGGTGGCCTCATCCCTCTTCGATCCGCTGGGACTTGTCTCGCCAGTTATTATGGTGGCAAAAATCCTGCTACAGGAAATTTGGCTTCTTCGACTACAGTGGGATGAATCAGTCCCAATGACACTCCAACAAGCGTGGCTATCGTTTGTGTCGTCGCTACAGCATTTAGACTCTCTGCTCATCCCTCGTTTCTGCCTGCAGCCCCATTCAGATGAACTACAACTTCACGGCTTCAGCGATGCTTCAATAAGGGGGTATGGATGTTGCATTTACGCAAGAACAAGGCTTGCCGATGGCCACGTGGAAGTTCATCTAATCGCCTCAAAGTCGCGTGTGGCACCAACGAAGAAGAAGACGCTGCCGCAGCTCGAGCTCTGTGGAGCGCATCTTCTAGCACGACTGTACAACCAGATAAAGGCAGCTTTTCTACAACACACGCCCGATACTTTTCTGTGGACAGATTCACAGCTAGTGTTGCATTGGATTCGACAACATTCTGCGACACTTTCTACGTTTGTCGGCAATCGGATATCCGACATCCAAGAATTCACGCGAGACTGTCACTGGAGGTTCGTTCCGACACGGCATAACCCAGCTGACATGATCTCCAGAGGATGCAACCTCGCAGAACTCACCAAATCAACATGGTTCCACGGACCTACATTTCTATCAAATCCGCCGACATTATGGCCGCCTAACGTACACGGCAATCTGGACGTGGACGTCGTATCGTCAGAAAAACGCAAATCAGCATTCCTTGCATCAACACCGCCTTCCAGGAATAATGTCTTGGAAGCCCTTCACAACAAGGAATCACACCAGTCTGGCCTAAGACTGGTAGCATGGATGCTTCGATTTTGCGACAGATGTCAGAAGAAAAAACCCTTTACTACGGGGCCACTTTCCCCTCTGGAACTGCGAAGGGCCATGCTTTGCGTCGCATGGAACCTACAACAGCGATATTTCATCGAGGAAATAACTCTTTTGCAAAGGGGCGCGCCGGTTCGTAGCCATCTTAAATTCTTATCGCCCTTCTTGCAGGTCACAGATGGATTCAACCTACTTTTCGTCGGAGGACGATTGGAACTCGCATCGATCCCAGACACTCACAAGCATCCCATATTGCTTCCCGCTAAGGATGTTGCTGTCGTCAACTACGTACGTCATCTACACCTGAGGAACTACCATGCTGGTCCAAAGGTCCTGGTGGGACTAATGCGGCTGGAATTTTGGGTCGTGAATGCCCGAGATGTCGCTCGTCGTGTTGTACGCAACTGTGTCCACTGTGTGCGCTACAGGCCTAAGTTGCTGCAACAACTTATGGGCAACCTCCCAGTCGAGAGACTTACCCTGTCAAGACCATTTGCTCGGTGTGGGATAGACTTCTGCGGGCCGGTTCATACCTATCTACGCGTTCGAGGAAAGATGCCCGTTAAAAGCTACATCGCAATATTTGTGTGCTTCGCCACGAAGGCGGCGCACATCGAAATCGTCGGAGAACTATCAACTGATTCGTTCTTGGGTGCTCTGAAGCGGATGATCGCCAGACGTGGGCTGCCTTCAGACATTTTTTGCGACAACGCGACGAATTTTGTAGGCGCGAGCAACAAGTTGCAAGACCTGAAGGACTTTTTCTTCAGCACCAAGACCCAGCAAGACATTACATCGTACTGTACAAACGAATTTGTAACGTTCCATTTTATACCTCCTAGGGCTCCACACTTCGGCGGCCTCTGGGAGGCTGCTGTTAAAAGCGCCAAGAATCTCTTGTGCCGCACGCTCAAGGATGCCCGACTAACCTTTGAGGAGCTCTCGACTGTCGCTGCTGAGACTGAGGCAATCCTAAATTCTCGCCCGCTCTCTCCACACTCATCGGATCCTAGCGATTTGGCCGTCTTAACGCCTGGTCATTTCTTAACCGGGGACTCCCTTCGAGCACTCCCAGACTGGCCTGTCAAGGATGATCAGCTCAACTGCTCTCAACGATGGAAGCGTGTCAGCGCCATCAAGCAACACATCTGGAGGCGCTGGTCTACGGAGTATCTTCACGAGCTTCAGGCCAAATCAAACTGGTCGACTGGATCTTCGAATATTGCAGTCAACGAAATGGTCCTAATCCACGAAGACCATGTCCCTCCTCATCGATGGCTGTTAGGTCGCATCGAAGCAGCTATACCAGGAAAGGACAACCATGTCCGAGTCGCTGATGTCCGGACGTCGAAAGGAATTATAAGGCGACCGATTCACAAATTGGCCCGTTtaccaattaatttaaagtaa
- the ENGase gene encoding cytosolic endo-beta-N-acetylglucosaminidase has protein sequence MDNLESSDMKNTNKVMENKQIEREINKNTGSATEEEEEKEAVVSNKKKKVEEEKEKAEDSASEKETAKQQKCQDKNTCSCPQLEAEPIKDHRQLLEFRVRSKDIDWRQYVQPLDTGIRSAAVYLDRQVDYVGSQRRLVNEDNRRELLVCHDMMGNYLEDRHFHSSEKYDDYRFVHWSAVDYFCYFSHDYVTIPPSGWLNAAHRHGVPVVGTFIVEAAGLLDDFLASEESVGRTVEALTRLCGHFGFEGWLVNVEVTVPPPKMPHLYRFVRELTAATESRVPHGRVFWYDSVTDEGKLRWQNELNSRNVEFFRRSHGTLINYAWDEGHLERSAEQAKREQSPRHRVFMGLDVFGRSRKGGFQSLETMKLVADNGFSAGIFAPGWTFETLSRFGYSIKSPLGDDQTNSAFLARNEAWWSRIWPTLATHPYCRLPFFTDFCVGSGRANYERGSRTSGEDAGAFFNLTRQSLQPSVPLDRNAVHHFDEAFSGGSCLLVTNYERAFRLFLTDFELPLGVLLLSYAYKINGANVAASNVDLVVRVTALNRNDSELYLFCGDYRGDIVAPQRCYLSPLENRLPRVHAKMTQDSKSRAAGWQVRYYLVKFDGPVRVQDIGIKCQRPAESQTETQLGAVYVGAPPLENLSDTRIDIPVYGRNLWNEPSA, from the exons ATGGATAATTTGGAGTCTAGTGATATGAAAAACACCAACAAAGTGATGGAAAACAAGCAAATAGAACGTGAAATTAACAAAAACACCGGCAGCGcaacagaagaagaagaagaaaaagaagcgGTTGTCTCCAATAAGAAAAAGAaggtggaggaggagaaaGAGAAGGCGGAAGACAGCGCCAGCGAGAAAGAGACAGCGAAACAACAAAAGTGCCAGGACAAAAACACCTGTAGCTGCC CCCAACTGGAGGCGGAGCCGATCAAGGACCACCGACAGCTGCTGGAGTTCCGGGTGCGAAGCAAGGACATCGACTGGCGGCAATATGTCCAGCCCCTGGACACCGGAATCCGATCGGCAGCCGTTTATTTGGACCGCCAGGTGGACTACGTGGGCAGCCAAAGGCGACTGGTGAACGAGGATAATCGCAGGGAGCTGCTCGTCTGCCACGACATGATGGGCAATTACCTCGAGGATCG GCACTTTCACAGCTCGGAAAAGTACGACGACTATCGATTCGTGCACTGGTCAGCCGTGGATTACTTCTGTTACTTCAGCCACGACTACGTGACCATTCCGCCCAGCGGTTGGCTGAACGCCGCCCATCGTCACGGCGTTCCGGTGGTGGGCACGTTCATCGTGGAGGCCGCTGGACTCCTGGACGACTTCCTGGCCAGCGAGGAGAGCGTTGGCAGGACCGTGGAGGCCCTAACCCGCCTCTGCGGGCACTTTGGCTTCGAGGGATGGCTGGTCAACGTGGAGGTCACCGTTCCCCCGCCCAAAATGCCCCATCTCTA CCGCTTTGTGCGGGAACTGACCGCCGCCACGGAGTCGCGCGTGCCCCACGGACGCGTCTTTTGGTACGACAGCGTCACGGACGAGGGCAAACTCCGCTGGCAGAATGAGCTCAACTCCCGCAATGTGGAGTTCTTCCGGCGCAGCCATGGAACCCTGATAAACTACGCCTGGGACGAGGGTCACCTGGAGCGGAGTGCTGAGCAGGCCAAAAGGGAGCAGTCGCCCCGGCATCGCGTCTTCATGGGACTGGATGTCTTCGGGCGGAGTCGCAAGGGCGGCTTCCAGAGTCTGGAGACCATGAAGCTTGTAGCGGACAACGGCTTCTCGGCCGGCATCTTTGCTCCTGGCTGGACCTTCGAGACGCTCAGTCGCTTCGGGTACAGTATCAAAAGCCCACTTGGCGATGACCAGACGAATTCGGCCTTCCTGGCCAGAAACGAGGCTTGGTGGTCGCGCATCTGGCCCACTCTGGCCACGCATCCCTACTGCCGGCTGCCCTTCTTCACGGACTTTTGCGTGGGCTCCGGACGAGCGAACTACGAGCGGGGATCCAGGACTTCTGGCGAGGATGCGGGGGCCTTCTTCAATCTGACGCGCCAGTCGCTGCAGCCTTCGGTGCCGCTGGACAGGAATGCAGTGCATCACTTCGACGAGGCCTTCTCCGGCGGCTCCTGCCTGCTGGTGACCAACTACGAGCGGGCCTTTCGTCTTTTCCTCACGGACTTCGAGTTGCCCCTTGGCGTTTTGCTCCTGAGCTATGCCTATAAAATCAATGGCGCGAATGTGGCCGCCAGCAACGTGGATTTGGTAGTGCGAGTGACTGCGCTGAATCGGAACGATTCGGAGCTCTATCTATTTTGCGGGGACTACCGTGGGGACATTGTGGCTCCGCAACGCTGCTATCTCTCGCCCCTCGAAAATCGCCTGCCCCGCGTCCATGCCAAAATGACGCAGGATAGCAAATCACGGGCGGCTGGCTGGCAGGTGCGTTACTATCTGGTCAAGTTCGATGGACCCGTGCGAGTGCAGGATATTGGGATCAAGTGCCAGCGGCCGGCGGAATCGCAGACGGAGACTCAGTTGGGCGCTGTTTATGTTGGGGCTCCGCCGCTGGAGAATTTAAGCGACACACGGATAGATATCCCAGTCTACGGCAGGAACTTGTGGAATGAACCGAGTGCTTAA
- the LOC108068142 gene encoding uncharacterized protein: MPAGRVAGKAGYSNHYYNGRSYVGINEEIMWVSIGMGVTIVLLITIALCYIAREKCQKRQREYYVTA; encoded by the exons ATGCCAGCGGGTCGAGTGGCTGGCAAAGCCGGCTACTCCAATCACTACTACAACG GCCGCTCGTATGTGGGAATCAACGAGGAGATCATGTGGGTGAGCATTGGCATGGGCGTGACCATCGTGCTCCTGATCACGATCGCCCTGTGCTACATTGCCCGCGAGAAGTGCCAAAAGCGGCAGCGGGAGTACTACGTGACCGCATAG